A region from the Aegilops tauschii subsp. strangulata cultivar AL8/78 chromosome 5, Aet v6.0, whole genome shotgun sequence genome encodes:
- the LOC141023378 gene encoding uncharacterized protein, translating into MVGAGRERAKAPSSSARGLRSSIPDAPLRRALLDSMATPPGPSSLTAVPSRGRGRKRGGGARGRGRGGRVTATAPSSPPPPFYRCEEGYEEDAAHVIENICKRLLQNLRHEARVQAVRDYYALRGIKKTKTACRDKFLSKEQYMKAPPRWCADRMDCWEVLVNEWCSKEWLALHNEAKDKRAQMEGVPHHQGSSNLYQFGRNWARHNKVDKVPEVYGLYAMAHTASFKKVKAFSQSDLDDANNFTNISSHNKLVRYRDEGKARKGEDFNPSQGPIDPELVMTSGGGRSHGSIAIGDGLIRCPSTLPEIKARQSSSAPEIRPRERPVQLAIKAAIQSERDRTEKLLAEAAERQRELEERTTKMMEEERARNDMQARAMYELLVSVCKKTGQTAPPMPVIAPGTTLNSRNASHDPSPATGTSQHAPTPP; encoded by the exons atggtgggcgctggtcgggagcgcgccaaggccccttcttcgtcggcgcgtggtctgaggtcttcgattccagacgcacctctccgccgagcgttgctggacagtatggcgacaccgccgggcccttcttcgttgaccgcggtgcccagcaggggacgaggtaggaagagaggaggtggggcacgtggtcgcgggagaggaggtagggtgactgctacggcgccttcctcgccacCACCcccattctacaggtgtgaggagggatacgaggaggacgcggcacatgttatcgagaacatctgcaagcgcctactacagaacttacggcacgaggctcgggtgcaggctgttcgagactactacgccttgcgtggtatcaagaagaccaagacggcgtgtcgcgataagttcctgagtaaggagcaatacatgaag gcgcctccgagatggtgtgcggatcggatggattgttgggaggtgttggtcaatgagtggtgctcaaaggaatggctagccctccacaacgaggccaaggacaaacgtgcccaaatggaaggtgtgccacaccatcaaggcagctccaacttatatcagttcgggcgcaactgg gcacgccacaataaggtggataaggtgccagaggtgtacggcctgtatgccatggcccacactgcctctttcaagaaagtcaaggctttctctcagtctgacctcgatgatgcaaacaacttcaccaacatctcctcccacaacaagctcgtgagatatagagatgaggggaaggcgaggaaaggggaggactttaacccgagccagggtcccattgatccagagctggtgatgacatctggtggcgggaggtcccatggctccatagccattggagatggacttatccgttgtcctagcactctcccggagatcaaggcacgccagtcgagctccgctcctgagataaggcctcgtgaacggccagtgcaactcgccatcaag gctgctatacagagtgagagagatagaacggagaaacttctggcggaggcggcggagaggcagcgggagttggaggagaggacgacaaagatgatggaggaggagagggcacggaatgacatgcaggcaagggccatgtacgagctccttgtg tctgtgtgcaagaagaccggtcagaccgctccgccgatgccagtgattgctcctgggaccacg cttaactccagaaacgcatcgcacgatccttctccagctaccggcactagccagcacgctcctacacctccctga